The sequence below is a genomic window from Oncorhynchus mykiss isolate Arlee unplaced genomic scaffold, USDA_OmykA_1.1 un_scaffold_212, whole genome shotgun sequence.
GTATGTGTATGGTCAACACGATGACACTTGATCAATTGCTTGAAACGGATCAATATATTTGGTTTTGTACTGTTGATTTAGCGCTAGGGGTCGCAGCTATCACTTTCTTTCTCAAATGGCACGGATAATTCGGGATAACCCATTTTGGTGATTTCTGGTATATCCAAACCCGTTTTGGTTATTTCTGGTATATCCAAATCCATCAGTCACATATACACTTTTAACATCAACTGTAAAGGATCAATTAAAACAGGACAAACTGTATATTACATGCTGGACTGGAAGGAAACTGTACTTAAGTAATTTTAACATCAACTGATAATGATGTTAGTTACACCTGTCCTTCAATAACGAAAGTTTCTCACTTTTCAATCACACACAACATGGAAAGGAAACCCCGTTGTTGAAAACCCCTGTTGTTTTGTCAACCGGTCATAAAATCACTAAATTGATTAGGTAGGAAATATACACTATTAAAAATAACACAGCTCCAAAAACCAAACGGATCCTGGGAATAATGTGTTAGAGGACAATTTGGAGAAGACAGCTAGATccattttgaagtgttgcatttaGATTAAAGTGGGTGGCCAACGTGGTTAGTGCAATGCAacactgtttttttgttaatcacTTCCATCTATATCACGCTGAAATCAATAGAACAAGGGGCACATATTTGCGGCGTAGCGCTGTTTAAACTAACACTAATTAAAGGTCACGTTGAAACTTGGAATATCCCATAAccgcgggaagtaggggtgctgaaaCGCCACCTGAAAAATcataataaaatattaaaaaaacattaaaaaatatatttttcccccaaaaaagtagtgcactgggcctttactagtcctgtattagtggaccgATATAGCCCTCTGTAGTGAAGGGCAAAACAATTTTAACAATTACATCTCAGTCCCCCTTCACCCCAAAACGACTTCCTGGCTACTATAGTATAACCCTATACGTTGTTGATATGTTTGGGTTGATTTAGAATGATGTTTGGGTTGACAAGCAACAGCCAGTTTGTGTaactgtaaaaaataaacaactaGTGGACTCGTTTTATGAATGCTTGGATCGTGAAACTGAAATAGATTGGTAGCTAGTTGGTGAGGCTTTTTGATTTATTTGCCAGTTAATTAACCTGAAGCTGGAATTCCCAAGTTGTTCGGTGCTTACCGCTCATGCCGGCGAGCAAGCGAAACAGACGGCTCGGCAGCGCATCAAGTGTGACGTTACACATCTGCCCCTAAACTCATAAATATGAATGGCTTTGTCCTCCGGCTGTCCTACGAAAGGAAATTTCCCATAAGGGACGCTAGTTGCATGGAGGATTTAGCAACGGTAACAACCACCGGGGTAACAAGCGAGCACGCTCATTTTTTTCAACACATATTAAGGACAATAGACGAAGTATGTTTCTGAACGCTGCACCAGGCTTCATTGTTGACATTATGACTGAGCGTCGAAGATTACCGTTCGATTTGAGCGGGGCACGCCTCCCGCAGACGGCTTCGTCCGTCACCTTTACGGGCCATGGCCCGGTTTAACCCGGGGCAGCTTAATCGAATTCCCTCGTTGAAACCATGTGTACATATTGCATTGGTTAGTACAAAGTAATACGTATGATTTATATAACACGTTATTGGTCAGATTTCCCCAACTCACTTAACCAATCACATCATGTTTCTTTTTTCTATTCCTGATTGTGTTTGGTCCCCGAGGcttagaaacaacaacaaaaactgttCTCCAACAGTTGAATTTAATCTTCACTTCAACTTTCAACATTACTACTACATGCATTGAAACAAtcaattgtgtgtttgtgtgtccaccTCAGGTTCCGAATGCTTAAGAAGACACTACATACTACTGCTGTGTGTGGTAGTAGTGGGGTGTACTGTGGCTGTCATAAGTCTGTTTGCCCAGAAAAACGATCAAATTGCACAGAGGCCGCAGTCAAATATTGAAACCTCTGcggcagagagggaagagatgaagtCTCTGAAATCAGAGGACTACAGCGTTCTTCTAAATATGATTTTAAAGCAGGGTAAGTTCAGCTCTTTCAGTATTTGTACATCTCTTATTTCGCAGCACCACACCTACACCTCCTACCACACCTAAATCTCCTACCACACCTAAACCTCCTACCACACCTAAACCTCCTACCACACCTAAATCTCCTACCACACCTAAATCTCCTACCACACCTAAATCTCCTACCACACCTAAACCTCCTACCACACCTAAACCTCCTACCACACCTAAACCtcctaccacacctaaacaccctaccacacctaaacatcctaccacacctaaacaccctaCCAAACCTAAACCtcctaccacacctaaacaccctaccacacctaaacatcctaccacacctaaacaccctaccacacctaaacaccctaccacacctaaacaccctaccacacctaaacacccCACCACACCTAAACACCCCACCACACCTAAACCtcctaccacacctaaacaccctaccacacctaaacaccctaccacacctaaacaccctaccacacctaaacaccctaccacacctaaacaccctaccacacctaaacaccctaccacacctaaacaccctaccacacctaaacCTCCTACCACaccacacctaaacaccctaccacacctaaacaccctaccacacctaaacaccctaccacacctaaacaccccaccacacctaaacaccccaccacacctaaacaccacaccacacctaaacgccctaccacacctaaacgccctaccacacctaaacgccctaccacacctaaacctcctaccacacctaaacctcctaccacacctaaacctcctaccacacctaaacaccctaccacacctaaacaccctaccacacctaaacctcctaccacaactaaacaccctaccacaactaaacaccctaccacaactaaacaccctaccacacctaaacaccctaccacaccctaccacacctaaacaccctGCCACACCTAAACATCCTGCCACACCTAAACCtcctaccacacctaaacaccctaccacaactaaacaccctaccacaactaaacaccctaccacacctaaacaccctaccacaccctaccacacctaaacaccctGCCACACCTAAACCTCCTGCCACACCTAAACCTCCTGCCACACCTAAACCTCCTACCACACCTAAACCtcctaccacacctaaacaccctaccacacctaaacaccctGCCACACCTAAACCTCCTACCACACCTAAACCtcctaccacacctaaacaccctaccacacctaaacaccctaccacacctaaacaccctaccacacctaaacaccctaccacacctaaacaccctaccacacctaaacaccctaccacacctaaacaccctaccacacctaaacaccctaccacacctaaacaccctaccacacctaaacaccctaccacacctaaacaccctaccacacctaaacactctaccacacctaaacactcTACCACACCTAAACCTCCTACCACACCTAAACCtcctaccacacctaaacaccctaccacacctaaccacacctaaacacccaaccacacctaaacacccaaccacacctaaacacccaaccacacctaaacaccctaccacacctaaacaccctaccacacctaaacaccctaccacacctaaacaccctaccacacctaaacaccctaccacacctaaacaccctaccacacctaaacaccctaccacacctaaacctcctaccacacctaaacctcctaccacacctaaacctcctaccacacctaaacctcctaccacacctaaacaccctaccacacctaaacaccctaccacacctaaacacacctaaacaccctaccacacctaaacaccctaccacacctaaacaccctaccacacctaaacaccctaccacacctaaacaccctaccacacctaaacaccctaccacacctaaacaccctaccacacctaaacaccctaccacacctaaacctcctaccacacctaaacctcctaccacacctaaacaccctaccacacctaaccacacctaaacaccctaccacacctaaacaccctaccacacctaaacaccctaccacacctaaacaccctaccacacctaaacctcctaccacacctaaacctcctaccacacctaaacatcctaccacacctaaacaccctaccacacctaaacctcctaccacacctaaacctcctaccacacctaaacctcctaccacacctaaacctcctaccacacctaaacctcctaccacacctaaacaccctaccacacctaaacaccctaccacacctaaacaccctaccacacctaaacaccctaccacacctaaacaccctaCCACAAAACCATCTCTCCTTCGTCGATAGTTTGTCAAGTATTGTATTTCAGAAAAAAATTGTGCCTTCATTGATCACTATGATCGTAATCACATGAACTTGAACTATATGACTGCAGTATATTACCATGTTACCTGcagtataactatataactacagtataactatatgactacagtatattaccatgttacctgcagtataactatatgactacagtataactatatgactactgtatattaccatgttacctgcagtataactatatgactacagtataactatatgactactgtatattaccatgttacctgcagtataactatatgactacagtataactatatgactactgtatattaccatgttacctgcagtataactatatgactacagtataactatatgactacagtataactatataactactgtatatTAACATGTTACctgcagtataactatatgactacagtataactatatgactacagtataactatatgactactgtatattaccatgttaCCTGCAGTATAaatatatgactacagtatattaacatgttacctgcagtataactatatgactacagtataactatatgactacagtataactatatgactacagtatattaccatgttacctgcagtataactatatgactacagtataactatatgactacactataactatatgactacagtatattaccatgttacctgcagtataactatatgactacagtataactatatgactacactataactatatgactacagtatattaccatgttacctgcagtataactatatgactacagtataactatatgactacactataactatatgactacagtatattaacatgttactgcagtataactatatgactacagtataactatatgactacactataactatatgactacagtatattaccatgttacctgcagtataactatatgactacagtataactatatgactacagtataactatatgactacagtatattaccatgttacctgcagtataactatatgactacagtataactatatgactactgtatattaccatgttacctgcagtataactatataactactgtataactatatgactacagtatactatataactactgtatatTAACATGTTACCTGCAGTAtcactatatgactacagtataactatatgactacagtataactatatgactacagtatattaacatgttacctgcagtataactatatgactacagtataactatatgactacagtataactatatgactacagtataactatatgactactgtatattaccatgttacctgcagtataactatatgactactgtataactatatgactacagtataactatatgactacagtataactatataactactgtatatTAACATGTTACctgcagtataactatatgactactgtatattaccatgttacctgcagtataactatatgactactgtataactatatgactacagtataactatatgactacagtataactatatgactacagtatattaacatgttacctgcagtataactatatgactacactataactatatgactacactataactatatgactacagtataactatatgactacagtataactatatgactacagtataactatatgactacagtataactatatgactacagtatattaccatgttacctgcagtataactatatgactacagtatattaacatgttacctgcagtataactatatgactacactataactatatgactacactataactatatgactacagtataactatatgactacagtataactatatgactacagtataactatatgactactgtataactatatgactacagtataactatatgactacagtataactatatgactacagtataactatatgactacagtataactatatgactacagtataactatatgactacagtataactatatgactacagtatattaccatgttacctgcagtataactatatgactacagtatattaacatgttacctgcagtataactatatgactacactataactatatgactacactataactatatgactacactataactatatgactacagtataactatatgactacagtatattaacatgttacctgcagtataactatatgactacactataactatatgactacactataactatatgactacagtataactatatgactacagtataactatatgactacagtataactatatgactacagtataactatatgactacagtatattaccatgttacctgcagtataactatatgactacagtatattaacatgttacctgcagtataactatatgactacactataactatatgactacactataactatatgactacagtataactatatgactacagtataactatatgactacagtataactatatgactactgtataactatatgactacagtataactatatgactacagtataactatatgactacagtataactatatgactacagtataactatatgactacagtataactatatgactacagtataactatatgactacagtatattaccatgttacctgcagtataactatatgactacagtatattaacatgttacctgcagtataactatatgactacactataactatatgactacactataactatatgactacactataactatatgactacagtataactatatgactacagtataactatatgactacagtataactatatgactacagtataactatatgactacagtataactatatgactacagtatattaccatgttacctgcagtataactatatgactacactataactatatgactacactataactatatgactacagtataactatatgactactgtatattaccatgttacctgcagtataactatataactactgtatatTAACATGTTACctgcagtataactatatgactacactataactatatgactacactataactatatgactacagtataactatatgactacagtatattaccatgttacctgcagtataactatatgactacactataactatatgactacagtataactatatgactactgtatattaccatgttacctgcagtataactatataactactgtatatTAACATGTTACctgcagtataactatatgactacagtataactatatgactacagtataactatatgactacagtataactatatgactacagtagaactatatgactacagtataactatatgactacagtataactacatgactacagtataactatatgactacagtataactacatgactacactaactatatgactacagtatattaacatgttacctgcagtataactatatgactacactataactatatgactacagtataactatatgactacagtataactatatgactacagtataactatatgactacagtagaactatatgactacagtagaactatatgactacagtataactatatgactacagtataactatatgactacagtataactatatgactacagtagaactatatgactacagtagaactatataactactgtatattaccatgttacctgcagtataactatatgactacagtataactatatgactacagtataactatatgactacagtatattaacatgttacctgcagtataactatatgactacagtataactatatgactacagtatattaccatgttacctgcagtataactatatgactacagtataactatatgactactgtatattaccatgttacctgcagtataactatatgactacagtataactatatgactacagtataactatatgactacagtataactatatgactactgtatattaccatgttacctgcagtataactatatgactacagtataactatatgactacagtatattaccatgttacctgcagtataactatatgactacagtataactatatgactacagtataactatatgactacagtataactatatgactactgtataactatatgactactgtatattaccatgttacctgcagtataactatatgactacagtataactatatgactacagtataactatatgactacagtataactatatgactacagtataactatatgactacagtatattaccatgttacctgcagtataactatatgactacagtataactatatgactacagtataactatatgactacagtataactatatgactacagtataactatatgactacagtataactatataactacagtataactatatgactacagtataactatatgactactgtatattaccatgttaCCTGCAGTATAGTAATTGTATTTCGTGATCacttgtttatttaaaaaaaatatattttgtcatGTTTCTTTTGCTACATTTGTGACAAGTCTTCTACTCTCTACTCTGTATCTCATCTGTCTCCAGAAGGGTGGAGGTATATCAACTCTAGTTTGTACTACATCTCTATCTAATCTTCTACTCTCTAGTCTGTATCTCATCTGTCTCCAGAAGGGTGGAAGTATATCAACTCTAGTTTGTACTACATCTCTATCTAATCTTCTACTCTCTACTCTGTATCTCATCTGTCTCCAGAAGGGTGGAGGTATATCAACTCCAGTTTGTACTACATCTATCTAATctcctactctctactctctacctaATCTGTCAGCAGAAGGGTGGAGGTATATCAACTCCAGTTTGTACTACTTCTAATCTCCTACTCTCTACTCTGTATCTAATCTGTCTCCAGAAGGGTGGAGGTATATCAACTCCAGTTTGTACTACATCTCTATCTAATCTCCTACTCTCTACTCTGTATCTAATCTGTCTCCAGAAGGGTGGAGGTATATCAACTCCAGTTTGTACTACATCTCTATCTAATCTCCTACTCTCTACTCTGTATCTAATCTGTCTCCAGAAGGGTGGAGGTATATCAACTCCAGTTTGTACTACATCTCTATCTAATCTTCTACTCTCTACTCTGTATCTAATCTGTCTCCAGAAGGGTGGAGGTATATCAACTCCAGTTTGTACTACATCTCTACTGAGACCAAGTCCTGGGGTGAGAGCAGACCTTACTGCCAACGGAAGGGATTGGACCTGGTGACCATAAACAGCAAAGACGAAGAGGTGTGTACGTACGGTgtgttttgcctgtgtgtgtgtgtgtgtgtgtttttcctgtgtgtgtgtgtgtgtgtgtgtgtgtgttttgcctgtgtgtgtgttttgcctgtgtgtggcgtgtgtgtgtgtttttcctgtgtgtgtgtgtgtttttcctgtgtgtgtgtgtgttttgcctgtgtgtgtgttttgcctgtgtgtgtgttttgcctgtgtgtgtgttttgcctgtgtgtgtgttttgcctgtgtgtgtgttttgcctgtgtgtgtgtgttttgcctgtgtgtgtgttttgcctgtgtgtgtgtgttttgcctgtgtgtgtgttttgcctgtgtgtggcgtgtgtgtgtgtttttcctgtgtgtgtgtgcgttttgcctgtgtgtgtgttttgcctgtgtgtgtgtgtgttttgcctgtgtgtgtgttttgcctgtgtgtgtgtgttttgcctgtgtgtgtgtgactgagcatCAGTCAGAGAGATCACATTCTAAGAGGCCAAATATGGAGAAGAGAAAAATAAGTCTGATTCTACCATTTATGTTATTGTTCATCACTAGGACTTTCTCCTTGAAGTGGTCCGTGCTAAGAAGTTGGATGTAGCCTGGATTGGTTTTTCTCCCAACAACACACAGGAGATATCTACACGGTAAAGCCATTTCACCGTCGATCGAAAAGTATGCCGGAGATTTGAACCTTTTTAGGGCATGAAGAAATCCAGAACGTTTCTGATAATAATTGCCAGTGTTTTGTTCTCATAGGGTGAAGAGAGGTGCGGGGTCAGAAGACGGTGCTCAGGAAGAGGACTGTGCTAAGCTTACGGTATACGAGACACCTGCAGTGAAAGAAGTAACCGGGAGACAATGTGGGACACAAAAATACTGTATTTGTGAAAAATACCTGGATGTCAAATACAATGTAAGCAAGAGAAACCGTTAACTTGTTCTTCTGAAAGGATTCGACTTTTTAAAATGGAGGGAACAACTGCTAGCTTCAACTTCTTTTTAATGGAGGGAACAACTGCTAGCTTCAACTTCTTTTTAATGGAGGGAACAACTACTAGCTTCAATGTTTCTTTTTAATGGAGGGAACAACTGCTAGCTTCAACTCTTCTTTTTAATGGAGGGAACAACTACTAGCTTCAATGTTTCTTTTTAATGGAGGGAACAACTGCTAGCTTCAACTCTTCTTTTTAATGGAGGGAACAACTGCTAGCTTCAACTCTTCTTTTTAATGGAGGGAACAACTACTAGCTTCAATGTTTCTTTTTAATGGAGGGAACAACTGCTAGCTTCAACTCTTCTTTTTAATGGAGGGAACAACTGCTAGCTTCAACTCTTCTTTTTAATGGAGGGAACAACTGCTAGCTTCAACTCTTCTTTTTAATGGAGGGAACAACTACTAGCTTCAATGTTTCTTTTTAAATGGAGGGAACAACTGCTAGCTTCAACTCTTCTTTTTAAATGGAGGGAACAACTGCTAGCTTCAACTCTTCTTTTTAAAAATGGAGGGAACAACTGCATTTTCCAAGAAGCAACTGTTAGTCATTCCAGTTAGGTTGGTGAGGGTTTTTTACCCTGAAATACACATCTGCACCGAATATTAAGACAAGTTAAAAGGGTAGTTTTCTGTGGTAGGGAAAACCCCCCCTGCATTGTTCCAATACGCAAAAGCACTTTCAGTCAATAAGCTTTCAATTTTATCCAGACAGTTTTCAACTGAAGTCAATGGGCAGattgataaaaacattttttattattatttgttttaaagTAAACATAAATATTTCACATTAATTTCACGTAAAAACAACATTTAGTAAAACATTGTGTTTAGACGGGGGGCTGATACAGCAGGGTAGgaacacacaccgtacacacacacacacacacacacacacacacacacacacacacacacacacacacacacacagcagggtaggaacacacaccgtacacacacacacacacaccgtacacacacacaccatatacacacacacacacaccgtacacacacagcagggtaggaacacacactgtacacacacacacacacagcagggtaggaacacacaccgtacacacacacacacaccgtacacacacacaccatacacacacacacacacacacacaccgtacacacacagcagggtaggaacacacaccgtacacacacacacacacacacaccatatacacaccgtacacacaccgtacacacacacaccatatacacacacacacacaccgtacacacacacagcagggtaggaacacacaccgtacacacacacacaccatatacacaccgtacacacaccgtacacacacacaccatatacacacacacacacacaccgtacacacacagcagggtaggaacacacaccgtacacacaccatacacacaccgtacacacaccatatacacacacgcacaccgtacacacacagcagggtaggaacacacaccgtacacacaccatacatacacacacacacaccatacatacacacacaccttcagcctCTCTCAAGTCATTGGTAAAGAGGTGAAGGACCATCAGCCTCTCTCAAGTCATTGGTAAAGAGGTGAAGGACCATCAGCCTCTCTCAAGTCATTGGTAAAGAGGTGAAGGACCGTCAGCCTCTCTCAAGTCATTGGTAAAGAGGTGAAGGACCGTCAGCCTCTCTCAAGTCATTGGTAAAGAGGTGAAGGACCATCAGCCTCTCTCAAGTCATTGGTAAAGAGGTGAAGGACCATCAGCCTCTCTCAAGTCATTGGTAAAGAGGTGAAGGACCATCAGCCTCTCTCAAGTCATTGGTAAAGAGGTGAAGGACCATCAGCCTCTCTCAAGTCATTGGTAAAGAGGTGAAGGACCATCAGCCTCTCTCAAGTCATTGGTAAAGAGGTGAAGGACCATCAGCCTCTCTCAAGTCATTGGTAAAGAGGTGAAGGACCATCAGCCTCTCTCAAGTCATTGGTAAAGAGGTGAAGGACCATCAGCCTCTCTCAAGTCATTGGTAAAGAGGTGAAGGACCATCAGCCTCTCTCAAGTCATTGGTAAAGAGGTGAAGGACCATCAGCCTCCATCTATACACAATGTTTCACTAAATGTTttgtttacattacatttttatttttaaaataaacaaccgtttttttttttaaatcaatctgTCCATTGACTTCAGTTaactagctaactggctaaatcTGGCACACAAACTGCAATGTTGATTGATATTCaaatgaaaaaaaatgtaatttgtgctaCAAGGGTAGGCAACCCTGGTGGGTTGGATTTAGCCAATCACAGGGCTATAGATATATTTTATTAGTTCCTGTTGtattccaggaacagggttacctTCCCCTGTACAGAAGAGAATGTGAGGTATTATAAAATAATAccagttttattttttatatttttttcatactgtaaataaaaacccTTTATTTTAATTCTTTactaaatctgccattttcacaGACTGGTCAATATAAACAGCATACAGTAAGTAGACACTGGTATTT
It includes:
- the LOC118936634 gene encoding C-type lectin domain family 4 member F-like isoform X2 produces the protein MCTYCIGSECLRRHYILLLCVVVVGCTVAVISLFAQKNDQIAQRPQSNIETSAAEREEMKSLKSEDYSVLLNMILKQEGWRYINSSLYYISTETKSWGESRPYCQRKGLDLVTINSKDEEDFLLEVVRAKKLDVAWIGFSPNNTQEISTRVKRGAGSEDGAQEEDCAKLTVYETPAVKEVTGRQCGTQKYCICEKYLDVKYNVSKRNR
- the LOC118936634 gene encoding uncharacterized protein LOC118936634 isoform X1, which encodes MNEERFDNPIYSSCNGPMGFTEGDRESLRTPCNRTHLSGSECLRRHYILLLCVVVVGCTVAVISLFAQKNDQIAQRPQSNIETSAAEREEMKSLKSEDYSVLLNMILKQEGWRYINSSLYYISTETKSWGESRPYCQRKGLDLVTINSKDEEDFLLEVVRAKKLDVAWIGFSPNNTQEISTRVKRGAGSEDGAQEEDCAKLTVYETPAVKEVTGRQCGTQKYCICEKYLDVKYNVSKRNR